A stretch of the Hyalangium minutum genome encodes the following:
- a CDS encoding AraC family transcriptional regulator — protein MPSPRAPQRPRREPSREDFESLRVPLWVSRYEHEERVPCGPPGPAVHTYAVIILVTRGQARVRHAGEQVLRAGDVHLIPPGDPHGPAHLEEVEGWALAFRPEALSQEDAGWGSESAVHLGPFVRIRSGCHPVLRPSPAQRGRLLHWFKLIQAELAQEEPGRDDALRALLRLVLVELSRIEAPQSTPELVGLSLARRALTHIEAHCLQPLSLTEVAAALGRSPTHVAGVVRRETGRTVGEWILEYRMAEARRRLRGTDERVDIIAERVGYADVTHFIRLFRRVHGVTPAAWRRRVTSASGG, from the coding sequence ATGCCCAGTCCCCGTGCACCGCAGCGCCCACGACGCGAGCCCTCTCGCGAAGACTTCGAATCGCTCCGGGTGCCTCTTTGGGTCAGCCGCTATGAGCACGAGGAGCGTGTTCCCTGCGGCCCCCCTGGCCCTGCCGTTCACACCTATGCGGTCATCATCCTCGTCACACGAGGCCAGGCGCGAGTTCGTCACGCGGGCGAGCAGGTGCTGCGGGCCGGAGATGTTCACCTCATTCCTCCCGGAGATCCGCATGGGCCGGCTCATCTCGAGGAGGTCGAGGGATGGGCGCTCGCTTTCCGGCCCGAGGCCCTGTCCCAGGAGGACGCGGGGTGGGGGAGCGAGAGCGCGGTCCACCTGGGGCCCTTTGTCCGGATCCGCAGCGGGTGCCACCCCGTGCTCCGGCCTTCTCCGGCTCAGCGCGGCCGGCTCTTGCACTGGTTCAAGCTCATCCAGGCGGAGCTTGCCCAGGAGGAGCCCGGACGGGACGACGCCCTTCGCGCCCTGCTCCGGCTGGTGCTCGTCGAGCTGTCACGCATCGAGGCGCCCCAGAGCACTCCCGAGCTCGTGGGCCTCAGCCTGGCCCGACGTGCCCTCACGCATATCGAGGCCCACTGCCTCCAGCCGCTGTCGCTGACGGAGGTGGCGGCCGCCCTGGGCCGCTCCCCCACGCATGTGGCGGGCGTCGTCCGCCGGGAGACAGGGCGGACCGTCGGCGAGTGGATCCTGGAGTACCGCATGGCCGAGGCCCGCCGGCGCCTCCGGGGCACCGACGAGCGCGTGGACATCATCGCCGAGCGCGTGGGTTACGCGGATGTGACGCACTTCATCCGCCTCTTCCGGCGCGTCCACGGCGTCACGCCTGCCGCCTGGAGGCGCCGGGTGACCAGCGCTTCCGGGGGCTGA
- a CDS encoding YtxH domain-containing protein, which translates to MFGVSDLKKLDKDELLNLIGLETRKETSDYLLPALGAFTVGVLLGVGVGLMLAPKPGNELRNDLRNRFQPGQEPVTGAGATRTENVSRGV; encoded by the coding sequence ATGTTTGGAGTCAGTGACCTCAAGAAGTTGGACAAGGACGAGCTGCTCAACCTGATCGGGCTCGAGACCCGGAAGGAGACCAGCGACTACCTGCTGCCGGCGCTGGGCGCCTTTACGGTGGGAGTGCTGCTGGGCGTGGGCGTGGGGCTGATGCTCGCGCCCAAGCCGGGCAATGAGCTCCGCAATGATCTGCGCAACCGGTTCCAGCCCGGCCAGGAGCCGGTTACGGGCGCTGGTGCGACGCGGACCGAGAACGTCTCGCGCGGCGTGTAG
- a CDS encoding DUF3618 domain-containing protein, with protein MPSNGQPKAEPRSPAALRAEIERTRAELATSVTALRQEVAETVDWRAWVRKRPLLAVGAAFTVGFVIAYRR; from the coding sequence ATGCCCAGTAATGGACAGCCCAAGGCTGAGCCCCGAAGTCCCGCCGCGCTGCGCGCCGAGATCGAGCGCACCCGCGCGGAACTGGCCACCTCGGTCACTGCGTTGCGCCAGGAGGTCGCCGAGACCGTGGACTGGCGGGCCTGGGTGCGCAAGCGCCCGCTGCTGGCCGTGGGCGCCGCGTTCACAGTTGGGTTCGTGATCGCCTACCGCCGCTGA
- a CDS encoding NAD(P)/FAD-dependent oxidoreductase, translating to MTGQDVETVDVVIVGGGPAGLNAALTLGRARKRVLLCDAGPPRNAAAEHIHGFVTRDGTPPREFRQIAREQLRPYGVQLREARVEAVQTLASGFQVVLQGAGAVSARRVLLATGMVDVLPDLPGFRELWGKSIFQCPYCHGWEVQGQAFGVLATQPPLLDFALFLTGWSPHITVFTEQRFELPPEQRERLLRAGVQLEERRIRRLLPGAEDGARAGLLEAVELEDGTRVAREVLFAPPPQQQSRVVQQLGLALDELGCVRVNAHYETSIPGIYAAGDLTTRLQGAVIAAAAGCAAASMLNHALNLESAEHGSR from the coding sequence ATGACGGGACAGGATGTGGAAACCGTGGATGTGGTGATTGTCGGAGGCGGACCTGCGGGCCTGAACGCCGCCCTGACGCTGGGCCGCGCCCGGAAGCGGGTGCTGCTCTGCGACGCCGGGCCTCCTCGGAATGCCGCGGCCGAGCACATTCACGGCTTCGTCACCCGTGACGGAACGCCACCCCGGGAGTTCCGCCAGATCGCCCGTGAGCAGCTGCGGCCCTACGGCGTCCAGCTTCGCGAGGCACGCGTGGAGGCCGTACAGACGCTCGCCTCCGGCTTTCAGGTGGTTCTTCAGGGCGCAGGTGCCGTGAGTGCCCGTCGCGTGCTGCTGGCCACAGGCATGGTGGATGTGCTTCCAGACCTGCCGGGGTTCCGGGAGCTCTGGGGCAAGAGCATCTTCCAGTGCCCTTACTGCCACGGCTGGGAAGTCCAAGGGCAGGCCTTTGGTGTGCTCGCCACCCAGCCGCCGCTTCTGGACTTTGCCCTGTTTCTCACGGGGTGGTCCCCGCACATCACCGTGTTCACCGAGCAGCGCTTCGAGCTCCCTCCAGAGCAGCGGGAGCGCCTCCTGCGCGCTGGCGTGCAGCTCGAGGAGCGGCGCATCCGCCGGCTGCTCCCAGGAGCTGAGGACGGAGCGAGGGCTGGGTTGCTCGAAGCGGTGGAGTTGGAGGATGGGACGCGGGTGGCTCGGGAGGTGCTTTTCGCGCCCCCTCCCCAACAGCAGTCACGGGTGGTTCAGCAACTCGGGCTCGCGCTGGATGAACTGGGGTGCGTCCGCGTGAACGCTCACTATGAGACCTCCATCCCGGGCATTTATGCCGCCGGGGATCTGACGACGCGTCTTCAAGGCGCGGTGATCGCCGCCGCCGCCGGGTGTGCGGCCGCCTCCATGCTGAACCATGCCCTCAACCTCGAGAGCGCTGAGCATGGAAGCCGTTGA